Proteins from one Nilaparvata lugens isolate BPH chromosome 10, ASM1435652v1, whole genome shotgun sequence genomic window:
- the LOC111064178 gene encoding protein pelota, with amino-acid sequence MKLVHKNIERDGGGSVVLIPEESEDMWHAYNLISEGDNVRASTIRKVQTESATGSSSSNRVRTVLKIAVENIDFDTQACVLRLKGRNVEENQYVKMGAYHTLDLEQNRKFTLFKPEWDSVAIERVEMACDPTQNADVAAVIMQEGLAHICLITASMTLVRMKVDVAIPRKRKGNVKQHEKGLQRFFESVMQGLLRHVNFDVVKCVLIASPGFIRDEFFQYMLAEAVKADSKVLLENKSKFLLVHSSSGFKHSLKEVLMDQSVIAKMSETKAMGEVRALEAFYTTLQTEPAKAFYGLKHVQEANRAQAIETLLISDVLFRCNDVNERKLYVALVDSVRESGGDVKIFSSMHVSGEQLGQLTGVAAILRFPLPDLEDDDDLSDDDENEMETDERNN; translated from the exons atgaagttggtgcataaaaatatagagagagatggaggagg GAGTGTCGTACTTATCCCAGAGGAGTCAGAGGATATGTGGCATGCCTACAACCTTATCAGCGAAGGAGATAATGTTCGGGCATCAACTATCAG AAAAGTGCAGACAGAATCAGCGACTGGATCATCAAGCAGCAACCGGGTGAGGACTGTACTAAAAATAGCCGTCGAAAACATTGACTTCGATACGCAGGCTTGTGTACTCAGACTGAAAGGACGCAATGTTGAAGAGAATCAATATGTTAAG ATGGGGGCATATCATACTCTTGACTTGGAGcagaataggaaattcacactGTTTAAACCAGAATGGGACTCGGTGGCCATTGAGAGAGTCGAAATGGCTTGTGACCCCACCCAG AATGCAGACGTAGCTGCGGTAATAATGCAAGAAGGTCTGGCCCACATTTGCCTTATCACAGCCAGCATGACATTGGTGCGAATGAAAGTTGACGTCGCAATTCCTCGCAAACGCAAAGGCAATGTAAAACAACATGAAAAG GGCTTGCAGAGATTCTTCGAAAGTGTGATGCAAGGACTGTTGAGACACGTGAACTTTGACGTGGTGAAGTGCGTGCTGATTGCAAGCCCCGGCTTTATTCGCGACGAATTCTTCCAATACATGCTGGCTGAGGCTGTCAAGGCCGATAGCAAAGTTCTCCTCGAGAACAAGTCCAAGTTCCTGCTGGTCCATTCTTCGTCAGGTTTCAAACATTCGCTCAAAG AGGTGCTAATGGACCAGTCGGTTATAGCGAAAATGTCAGAAACGAAAGCAATGGGTGAGGTGCGTGCGTTGGAGGCATTTTACACCACACTACAGACCGAGCCTGCTAAAGCGTTCTATGGCCTCAAACATGTACAGGAGGCCAACAGGGCCCAGGCTATTGAAACTCTGCTCATTTCGGATGTTCTGTTCAG GTGTAACGATGTGAATGAAAGGAAATTATACGTGGCTCTAGTTGATAGTGTGAGAGAGAGCGGTGGTGATGTCAAAATTTTCTCCAGTATGCACGTCTCTGGTGAAC AACTGGGACAACTGACTGGCGTGGCAGCTATTTTGAGATTCCCACTACCTGATCTTGAAGACGATGACGATTTGAGTGATGATGACGAAAACGAAATGGAAACGGATGAAAGAAACAATTGA